One genomic window of Marinobacter adhaerens HP15 includes the following:
- a CDS encoding CaiB/BaiF CoA transferase family protein, whose translation MTKPLEGVRIIDLTHMLSGPYAGMLLADMGAESIKVEPLKGEGTRSLLAKDPRNSYNGHGAYFITLNRNKKSVCIDLKSEAGLQTFYDLVKDADIVLDNFSAGVPAKLKIDHEHLSRVNPRIITCSVTGFGQAGPNFKRPAFDQVVQGIGGGMSITGHDAEHPARAGIPIGDLGGGMFAVMGVLAALHSRAVNGYGQHVDISMLDCQISMLNYMATMYFLSGDNPSPIGNGHFVHVPYDAFRTSNGFVIIAVIFDSFWDNLVELLGIDELRDPAYKTQPGRFADKHKINGILTDLLKTNTTEHWVELLSSARIPCAPVNKFSDALSDPQVLFRNMVVDIPQFDGGTVKAPGNPIKLSVDSSDSYTAPPLLGQHTEDVLKSLGYSDERIAELKAMQAIG comes from the coding sequence ATGACTAAACCACTGGAAGGCGTCCGGATAATCGATCTGACCCATATGCTGTCCGGCCCTTACGCAGGAATGCTGCTGGCCGACATGGGAGCAGAATCCATCAAGGTAGAGCCCCTGAAAGGCGAAGGCACCCGCTCATTACTTGCCAAGGATCCCCGCAATTCCTACAACGGTCACGGCGCCTACTTCATTACCCTCAATCGCAACAAGAAGAGTGTCTGCATTGATCTGAAGTCCGAGGCTGGTCTACAGACCTTCTATGATTTGGTCAAAGACGCCGACATCGTGCTTGATAACTTCTCCGCCGGCGTGCCAGCGAAGCTCAAGATTGATCACGAGCATCTATCGAGGGTGAATCCTCGCATCATTACCTGTTCGGTAACTGGATTCGGGCAGGCCGGGCCCAATTTCAAGCGCCCGGCATTTGATCAGGTGGTCCAGGGTATTGGTGGCGGCATGTCGATCACCGGACATGATGCTGAACATCCGGCCCGGGCTGGTATACCCATTGGCGACCTTGGTGGAGGCATGTTTGCGGTGATGGGGGTCCTGGCGGCCTTACATTCCCGCGCGGTCAACGGCTACGGACAGCATGTGGACATTTCCATGCTCGACTGCCAGATCAGCATGCTCAACTACATGGCAACAATGTATTTCCTCAGCGGCGATAATCCGTCTCCGATCGGGAACGGTCATTTTGTCCATGTGCCCTACGATGCCTTCCGCACCAGCAACGGCTTCGTAATTATTGCGGTGATCTTCGACAGCTTCTGGGACAACTTGGTGGAGCTTTTGGGCATTGATGAGCTGCGGGATCCAGCCTACAAAACTCAGCCCGGGCGATTTGCCGACAAACACAAGATCAACGGCATCCTTACCGATCTGCTCAAGACCAACACCACCGAACACTGGGTGGAGCTGCTCTCCAGCGCCCGCATTCCGTGTGCTCCGGTCAACAAGTTCTCCGATGCCCTTAGCGACCCCCAAGTGTTGTTCCGCAACATGGTGGTGGATATTCCCCAGTTCGATGGTGGCACCGTCAAGGCGCCGGGCAACCCGATCAAGCTCAGCGTCGACTCTTCAGATTCCTACACCGCGCCGCCCCTGCTGGGCCAGCACACCGAGGATGTCCTGAAGTCCCTGGGCTATAGCGATGAGCGGATTGCAGAACTCAAAGCCATGCAGGCCATCGGATAA